In a single window of the Pontibacter russatus genome:
- a CDS encoding T9SS type A sorting domain-containing protein codes for MKKNLPHSLSIVSLHALSQQSSCFRLFAVCLLLLLQQQFALAAPPAAPEGGRAGQTPGAASGLHAGVGNVYTAGINAAAPTPAGKGDFEAYFPELNNVPTAGTVSVQWDKTIGGNKGDVLFSLQQTSDGGYILGGRSESSASGDKTGASRGTTDYWVVKLNAAGQKEWDKTFGGSDIDILSSIQQTSDGGYILGGYSHSGISGDKTEASKGACYPDDEGNPACSTDYWVVKVDAAGEKQWDRTYGGSGYDYLISLQQTSDGGYILGGYSDSPVSGDKTEANEGSYDYWVVKLDAAGEKEWDRNYGGSVTDRLRSLQQTSDGGYILGGTTSPLYSGEKSEASRGGSDYWVVKVDANGDKEWDRTYGGSNNDGLQSLQQTSDGGYILGGFSASPISGEKSEANKSLCSESWCTDYWVVKVDASGDKEWDRTYGGSEHDNLYSLQQTSDGGYILGGTSISPVSGDKTEASKGSSDYWVVKVDASGDKEWDRTYGGNGYESLESVQQTSEGGYIIGGTSVSGSSGDKTEPSRGDYDFWVVKLKVDSPPPVTAAWDRRYGGSGTDRFTVVVPTPGGYLAGGYSSSAVSGDKSQGSRGGYDFWIVRTDRDGQKIWDRRYGGPSDDYLNRIIPTLDGGFLLAGSSRSGQGGDKSQPSRGSQDFWIVKISATGEKQWDRTFGGSGLDDLRKASQLPSGEYLLAGTSDSPSSGDRSQGRRGGNDFWVLKLSGGGDKLWDRRYGGSENEELESFMKAPGGGFLLGGSSASGISGDKSQESRGGRDFWAVRIDGDGNRLWDRGFGGSADEDLYSMGRNANGDFFLAGHSTSGAGGDKSQGSQGGKDFWMLLVSDSGEKLWDRRFGGSADEELRSIIQSHDGGYLLAGKSFSGARGDKSEASRGASDYWIVKTDAEGNREWDKTFGGPGAEELRYLLRTGGGGYLLGGRSDSGAGGDKSQPSQGGTDYWLVQVSPSGDTPLAQTLALEAEGFLEQAGLAAYPNPFQDKIAIRFSLEQTQAAELKVYDSQGREVAVLFQGEAQAGKAYQVEWRPTERQAGGMYFLRLHSALETSSQKIILKK; via the coding sequence ATGAAAAAAAACTTACCTCATTCTTTATCGATCGTAAGCCTGCATGCCCTGTCGCAACAAAGCAGTTGTTTCAGACTGTTCGCTGTATGCCTGTTATTACTTCTCCAGCAGCAGTTTGCACTGGCTGCTCCACCCGCTGCTCCTGAAGGGGGAAGGGCCGGGCAGACTCCCGGTGCTGCCTCTGGCCTTCACGCCGGAGTTGGCAACGTATATACCGCAGGCATTAACGCAGCCGCCCCCACCCCGGCCGGCAAGGGAGACTTCGAAGCCTACTTCCCCGAATTAAACAATGTGCCAACTGCCGGCACCGTGTCAGTGCAATGGGACAAAACCATCGGTGGAAATAAAGGGGATGTCCTCTTCTCTCTCCAGCAAACCAGTGATGGGGGCTACATCCTGGGTGGTCGCTCCGAATCATCAGCCAGCGGGGATAAAACAGGGGCCAGTAGAGGAACGACTGATTACTGGGTGGTGAAGTTGAATGCGGCCGGCCAGAAAGAGTGGGACAAAACCTTCGGCGGAAGTGATATTGACATATTATCCTCTATACAGCAAACGAGCGACGGGGGCTATATCCTCGGTGGGTATTCCCACTCCGGCATCAGTGGCGACAAGACCGAAGCCAGCAAAGGTGCCTGTTATCCCGACGATGAAGGTAATCCTGCGTGTTCTACTGATTACTGGGTAGTGAAAGTGGATGCAGCAGGTGAGAAACAGTGGGACAGGACCTACGGCGGAAGTGGATATGACTATCTCATCTCCCTTCAGCAAACGAGCGACGGCGGTTACATCCTGGGAGGATATTCTGATTCTCCAGTCAGCGGCGATAAAACAGAGGCTAACGAGGGAAGTTATGATTACTGGGTGGTGAAACTGGACGCGGCCGGAGAGAAGGAGTGGGACCGGAACTACGGCGGAAGTGTAACCGATAGACTTAGATCTCTGCAGCAGACCAGCGACGGGGGCTATATCCTCGGCGGGACCACTAGCCCCCTATACAGCGGCGAGAAAAGCGAGGCCAGCAGAGGAGGTAGTGACTATTGGGTGGTGAAAGTGGATGCCAACGGCGACAAAGAGTGGGACAGAACCTACGGCGGCAGTAATAACGATGGACTTCAATCCCTTCAGCAGACCAGCGACGGGGGCTATATCCTCGGCGGGTTTTCCGCTTCTCCAATCAGCGGCGAGAAAAGCGAGGCCAACAAAAGCCTTTGTAGCGAATCCTGGTGTACTGATTACTGGGTGGTGAAAGTGGATGCCAGCGGCGATAAAGAATGGGACAGAACCTATGGCGGAAGTGAACACGACAACCTCTACTCCCTTCAGCAGACCAGTGATGGGGGCTATATCCTTGGTGGAACCTCTATTTCTCCAGTCAGCGGGGACAAGACCGAAGCCAGCAAAGGAAGTAGTGATTATTGGGTGGTGAAAGTGGATGCCAGCGGCGACAAAGAATGGGACAGAACCTACGGCGGCAATGGATACGAAAGCCTTGAATCAGTTCAGCAGACCAGCGAAGGCGGCTACATCATAGGGGGGACCTCTGTATCTGGTAGCAGCGGAGATAAAACTGAACCCTCCAGGGGAGATTATGATTTCTGGGTGGTGAAGCTCAAGGTAGACAGCCCCCCTCCGGTTACCGCTGCGTGGGACCGGCGCTACGGGGGCTCCGGCACCGACCGCTTCACCGTCGTCGTCCCCACCCCCGGCGGCTACCTGGCCGGCGGCTACTCCTCCTCTGCCGTCAGCGGCGACAAGAGCCAGGGCAGCCGGGGCGGCTATGACTTCTGGATCGTCAGGACCGACAGGGACGGCCAGAAAATCTGGGACCGGCGCTACGGCGGCCCATCCGACGATTACCTCAACCGCATCATTCCCACCCTGGACGGCGGCTTTCTCCTGGCCGGCAGCTCCAGGTCCGGCCAGGGCGGCGACAAGAGCCAGCCCAGCCGTGGTTCCCAGGACTTCTGGATCGTCAAGATCTCGGCCACCGGGGAAAAGCAGTGGGACAGGACCTTTGGCGGCAGCGGCCTCGATGACCTGCGCAAGGCCAGCCAACTGCCCTCAGGCGAGTACCTCCTGGCCGGCACCAGCGACTCCCCTTCCAGCGGCGACAGGAGCCAGGGGCGCCGGGGGGGCAACGACTTCTGGGTGCTCAAGCTCAGCGGCGGCGGCGACAAGCTCTGGGACAGGCGCTACGGCGGCAGCGAAAATGAGGAGTTGGAGAGCTTCATGAAAGCCCCGGGCGGGGGCTTCCTCTTAGGCGGCAGCTCGGCCTCCGGCATCAGCGGGGACAAGAGCCAGGAGAGCCGGGGCGGCAGGGATTTCTGGGCGGTGCGCATCGACGGGGATGGCAATCGACTCTGGGACAGGGGCTTTGGCGGAAGCGCAGACGAGGACCTCTACTCCATGGGACGTAATGCCAACGGCGACTTCTTCCTGGCTGGCCACAGCACCTCCGGCGCCGGGGGAGACAAGAGCCAGGGCAGCCAGGGGGGCAAGGACTTCTGGATGCTGCTGGTCAGCGACAGTGGAGAGAAGCTATGGGACAGGCGCTTTGGCGGCAGTGCAGACGAGGAACTGCGCTCCATCATCCAGAGTCACGATGGGGGCTATCTGCTGGCCGGCAAGTCCTTCTCCGGCGCTCGCGGCGACAAGTCGGAAGCCAGCCGGGGCGCTTCCGACTACTGGATCGTGAAGACGGACGCGGAGGGCAACAGAGAGTGGGACAAAACCTTCGGCGGCCCAGGGGCAGAGGAGCTGCGCTACCTGCTGCGCACCGGCGGCGGGGGCTACCTGCTGGGGGGCCGCTCCGACTCGGGCGCTGGGGGCGACAAGAGCCAGCCCAGCCAGGGAGGCACGGACTATTGGCTGGTGCAGGTCTCTCCTTCGGGAGATACACCGTTAGCACAGACCCTGGCCTTGGAGGCGGAAGGATTCTTGGAGCAGGCAGGCCTGGCGGCCTATCCCAACCCCTTCCAAGATAAGATTGCTATCAGATTCTCGCTTGAGCAGACCCAGGCGGCGGAGCTGAAGGTCTACGATAGCCAGGGCCGCGAAGTGGCCGTG